From the genome of Aliarcobacter lanthieri:
TTATAGATGAATATTATAGTTTTAAAAAAACTCAAGGATATAGTGAATTTGAAATTTCTCAAAAAAGAGAAGCTTTAGAAAATGTACTTATACCTTACACTGAAGATGAGAATAAAAGAATGATAAAAGATGCTGGATTTAAGCATTGTGAAACAGTTTTCAAATGGGTAAATTTTGCTCTTTTTATAGCAATAAAATAAAGGAGAATTATATGTTAAAAGTTGGAAATAAAGCACCAAGTTTTTGTGCTTTTAATCAAGATGATACAGAAATTTGTTTAAGAGATATTATTGGTAGTTGGATTGTTTTATATTTTTATCCTAAAGATTTAACTCCAGGTTGTACAACACAAGCATGTGATTTTACTAATAATCAGTTTTTATTTGATAATTTAAATGCAACAATTATAGGAGTAAGTCCAGATGATAGTGAAAAACATAGAAAATTTATAGAAAAATATGATTTAGGTATTACTCTTTTGGCAGATGTTGATAAACAAATATGTCAAGATTATGGTGTTTGGCAACTAAAAAAATTTATGGGCAAAGAATTTATGGGAGTTGTAAGAACTACTTTTATAATAAATCCAAAAGGTGAAATAGCTGCTATTTGGGATAAAGTAAGTGTAAGAAAGACTAAAAGTGTAAAAGGTGAAAAAATAGAAATTTTACATGTTGATGAAGTTAGAAAAAAATTAGAAGAGCTTCAAGCTCAAATTTAAAAAAGGAAAAAAATGTTTAAAAAAAGTTTGTTTTTTGCTTGTCTTAGTGTATTTACACTAAATTTATCTGCGTTAGAAACTATTTGTTATAAAAATGGTTTAGATAATCCTTCACAAATTGAAAATGCAAAACTTGAAGGTGGTTTTTGTGCTGGAAAAGTAACTGTTGATGATATGAAAAAAGATGGTTGGAATACTTTAGATATAAAAGTAACTATCGATCAAGGAAAACTAAGCTACTCATATTATTTTTACAAAAATACTAAAAAAGGTTTGAGTAGTGGAAACTATGCTTCAAAACTTGATAGTGGTAAAAATGAATTTTCAATACAACCAATTGGTGCAAAAGTTGAGAATTTAAATGATAATAAAAGTGTTATTGCAGTAGGAAATTTATTAGTTGGTCAATCTGGAATTGTAGTTCATATTTATGACAATGATAAAAGACTAATAGTATCAAATGCAAAAGTTGTAAGTTCAAATGATAATTCTTCTGTTGTTGAATATTTTCCTTTTGACGATTTAAAACAAGATGCTATTCCAACAACAAATAGAACAATTGAAAATGGTGATGTTATTATTTTAAATTATATGTATGATCAATCATTATTAATTGCTCCAGATTTCAATAGCTACCAAGCAGTAAGAGAAGATTTTGCACAAAACAACTTTATACATCCAGATATCTTTGGAGCTACATTAAAATTTGATAATCAACCTCTTCCAAAAAAAGAAGATTTCCAGAAATTTTCAATTGATCAAAATTTAGGAACAATATTTTTTGTTGTAGCTAAAAAAATATATATTTTAGATGCAAAAACATTTTCAATTTTAGATTCATATAGTTTTCCTTATGCTTCAAATGAAAAACAAATGCCATTCTTTACAAGGGTAGAAGAGATAAAAGGTCCTTTAATTGATTTTAAAAATATCCCTTTTGTATCTGAAGCTTTAGGCTTAAAAGATGATAGTATAGATAGTTCAAACTATGATAACTACTATAAAAGTATTTTAGGAATAAAATAATGATTGAAAAAAAACATTTAGATTATTTTACATCTATTGTTGGTGAAGATAATGTAAAAAGTGATAAAGCTCATTTAATTGCTTTTTGTTACGATGCAACAAAAAATAGATTTGAACCAGATGCTGTTGTTTTTCCACGACATGAACAAGATGTAAGTGATATTTTAAAATATTGTAATGAACATAAAATCATAATAGTTCCAAGAGGAGCAGGAAGTGGATTTACTGGAGGAGCATTACCTTCAAATGGTGGAATAATATTAAGTTTAGAAAGACATATGAATAAACTTTTAGAAATTGATATGCAAAATATGGTTGGAGTTGTACAACCAGGACTTATAAATATGCAGTTTCAAAAAGCTGTTGAAGAAGTAGGACTTTTTTATCCTCCAGATCCAGCAAGTGAAGAATATTCAACATTAGGTGGGAATGTAAGTGAAAATGCAGGTGGTATGAGAGCCGCAAAATATGGTATTACAAAAGACTATGTTATGGCTTTACGAGCAGTATTACCAAATGGGGATATTATTGTTGCAGGTAAAAAAACAATTAAAGATGTAGCAGGATATAACACAGCTGGTATTTTAATAGCAAGTGAAGGAACACTTGCAGTTATTACTGAAATTACTTTAAAACTTATTCCAAAACCAAAGTTTAAAAAAACTTATATGGGAGTTTTTCCTAGTGTAAATAGTGCAATGACTGCGGTATTTAAATCACTAGCAAGTGGAGCAAATCCAGTTGCTATGGAATTTCTAGATGCTTTAGTAATAAAAGCTTTAAAACAGAAGTTTCCACATATAGAATTACCAGAAAATGCAGGTGGTATTTTAATTGGGGATGTAGATGCAAGTAGTATTGCCGAAATTGATGAACAACTAAATATTTTAAAAGCGTCTTTTAGCGAAAATGGCTCTATTGATTTTATAGAAGCAAAAGATGATGAAGAAGGTAAAAAATTATGGTTTGCAAGACGAAATGCAAGCCCTGCAACTATGGTTTTTGGAACAAAAAAACTAAACGAAGATATTTCAGTTCCAAGAAGTAAACTACCAGTTGCTCTTGATGAAATTTATAAAATTGGTGAGAAATATGGTTTCCAAGTTCCTTGTTTTGGACATGCTGGAGATGGCAATATTCACGTAAATGTTATGGTAAAAGATAAAACAAATGAAAAAGAGATGGAAGATGGGCATAAGGCTATAGAAGAAATTTTCCAACTTGTTGTTGATATGGGTGGAACTTTAAGTGGTGAACATGGTATTGGTATATCAAAAGCTCCATTTATGAATATTGCATTTACAGAAGCTGAAATGAATCTATTTAGAAATATCAAAAAAGCTTTTGACCCAAACAACATTTTAAATCCATTTAAAATGGGATTATAGTTTTGCAAGAAAAAACTATTTTTAGAAAAATCATAGATAGTATTGAATCATTTTTCAATGACGATACTACCTATTTTGCAGCTAGTCTTAGTTTTTTCACTATATTTTCTATATTGCCAATAATAGCTTTAGGAATTGCAATAATTTCAAAGTTTCCAGAGTTTGATGCTTATTTAGATACTTTTACAAACTTTTTATTAAATTTTCTAAATCCAACTCACTCTGAAGAAATTATAAGTACTTTAAAAAACTATATTTCAAATTCTAATAAACTAGGTTTTATAGGGATTTTTTATATGCTCTTTGTATATATTATGTTTTTTAAAGATTATGATTATATTATAAATAAAATCCATAATGCAAAAAGAAGAGCTATATATAAATCATTTTTTATTTATACAATATTTTTTATAGTTTTTCCAGCAATTTTTATATTTTTAAATACACTTTTATCACTTCATAATAGTAGTTTATTTAAAAGTTTTTTATTCTTTTTATTTACTTGGAGTATATTTTTTCTATTATTTAAACTAAGTGTAAATAAAAAAATATCATCAAAATCTGCAATGATTTCATCATTTTTAACTTTAAGTGTATTGAGTATTACAAAAAATCTTTTTGTATATTATATAGTTTATAATAAAACTTATTCAACGATTTATGGTTCTTTATCTACTCTTCTATTTTCATTTTTATGGATTTATATTTCATGGATAATATATTTATATGGTGTAAAATTTTGTCATAGATTAAATACTAAAGAATTAAACAAAATTATATAACTCATCTCTTATTTTTAAAGGTATTTCAAAAATATTTCTACTTTCATTTGTTAATATTTTGTGACAGTCAAAGCATAAAATAGCTATATTTTCAAGATTATATCCACCACCATTTTCTGCTTCTAATATTAAAAGTGTGTGGGCATCACTTAATTTATCCATTTTATTTCCACATCTATTACAAGTCCCTTTATCCCTAAAGAAAGCAACCTCTTTTCTTCTCAAAAAATCTTGTGGTTTTTTTAAATTTGGAATAGAATTTATTCCATATCCATTCCAAAGAAGCTCTTTTTTTACAGACTCTTGAGTCTTTTTTAAATATTCAAAATCAAGGAACTGTCGGACTACCTCATCTATAAAAAGAGTTTTTCTAATTTTAAAATTTTCTTCTTTTAAAATCTCATCAATAATAGATAAATCAAATTTAATCTTTGGATGTTCTCTTTTTAAATAAGAATCTAATAAACCTAAAAAAATATCAAATTTATTATTTTTTTTATCATCTTCTTGAAATAGTAAATTCTTTAATTTATCTAACATCAGTTATCTTTTAACCTTCTAACATCTGCACCAATATTACTTAATTTTTCTTCTAAATTTTCATATCCTCTATCTAAGTGATATATTCTATGTATATTTGTTTCACCTTTAGCTACAAGAGCAGCTAGAACTAAAGCAGAAGATGCTCTTAAATCTGTTGCCATTACATCTGTTCCACTTAAACTATCCTTTTTACCTATAATAGTAGCTATATTACCATTTAAGTGTATTTCTGCACCAAGTCTTAATAGTTCACTAACATGCATAAATCTATTTTCAAATAATCTTTCATCAATTGTGCTAGTTCCATTTGCTTGAGTTGATAATGCCATAAATTGGGCTTGCATATCTGTTGGAAAACCTGGATATTCAGTAGTTATTATATTTACAGGTTTTATTTCTTGTGTAGGCAATATTGTTAGACTATTCTCAGTTTGTAAAATTTCAAAATTCATCTCTTCAAGTTTTGAAATTACTGCTTCAAGATGTGCAGGAACAATATTACTAATAGTCAATTTCTGATTAGTAATAGCAGCTGCACACATATAAGTTCCAGCTTCAATTCTGTCGGGAATTACTGCAAATGGTTTCATCTCGAGTAACTTTCTATTTGTTCCTTCAATTACTATTTTTGAAGTCCCAATACCATCTATTTTTACCCCTGAATTTGCTATTACTTCACAAAGTTGTACTATTTCAGGCTCTTTTGCTGCATTAATAATTGTTGTTACACCATTTGCAAGTGCTGCTGCCATAACTATATTTTCAGTTCCACCCACAGTTACTTTGTCAAATACTATTTTTGCACCTTTTAAACCTTCAGGTGCCGTTGCTTTTATATATCCTTGCAATATCTCAATATTTGCTCCCATTTGTTCTAATGCTTTTAAATGTAAATCAACTGGTCTTTGTCCTATTGCACAACCACCAGGAAGTGAAACTTCACAGTGTCCAAATCTTGCTAACAATGGACCTAAAACTAGAATAGAAGCTCTCATGGTTTTTACAATATCATATGTTGCTGTTGTATTATCTATACTACTTGTATCAATAATAGCACTATTTTTATCTTTTTGAAAAGTTCCACCAAGCTTTGATATAAGCTTTAAAAAAGTATTTATATCAGCAACATTTGGTAAATTGTTTATAGTGATTTTATTTTTTCCTAAAATTGTACTTGCTATCAATGGCAATGCTGCGTTTTTTGCTCCAGAGATACTAACATCACCAGATATTTTTTTATTTCCAATAATCTTTAAATATTCCATAGATTTCCTAAAAATAGAGTTTAAAATAGAGTTTATATTATCTAAAAATTGCTTTATTTTAGTAATCTTACTATAATACTAACTTTTTTAAAGAAGGAATGAATTTGGAAGAAAATGTAAATAAAGCTATAAAATATATGCTTCTTGCTTCATTTTTATTTGCTCTTATGGGAGTTACAGCTAAAGAGCTAAGTGATAGTTTATCAACAATTGAAGTAGTATTTTTTAGAAATGTTTTTGGAGTTTTTATAATACTTTATTCTATTTATAATTCTCCATTAAAACAAGTTGGTGGGAAATTCTGGTTACTTATTTTTAGAGGAACAATAGGATTTATATCTCTACTTTTTTTCTTTTATAATATAGCTAATATTCCACTTGGAGAAGCTATGACATTTTCAAAAACTTCTACAATCTTTACAGCTTTGCTAGCTTACTTTTTTCTAAAAGAGGAGCTTGGTTTTAAAGGTTGGATTGGAGTATTTATTGGATTTATTGGTATATTATTTATAACAGAATTTAATGGAAGTAGTTTAGAAAAAACTGATTATTTAGGTATTTTATCAGGAGTTGGAGCAGCACTAGCTTACACTTCTATAAGAGAACTTAGAAAATACTATGATGGAAGAGCAATAGTTTTATCTTTTATGGCTATGGGAACTATTTGTCCATTAGTTTTAATGATAATTAGTGAATTTTATACAAATCCTAGCTTAGATTTTATGCTAGGAGAATTTGTAGTTCCTAAAAATAGTGATTGGATTATTATAATATTATTAGGACTTTTTTCAACTTATGCACAAATATATATGACAAAAGCATACTCTTTTGCAAAAGCTGGAATTGTAGGAACTATTTCGTATAGCAATATTGTTTTTTCTATAATTTTGGGACTATTTATAGGAGATAGTTTTCCATCATTTATAATAGTTTTAGGTATAATATTAATTGTAATTAGTGGAATTTTAGTAAGTAAAAAATGATAATTCCACAAAATAGGCTTCATTCTTGAAGTAGTTTAATATGAGTGGTTTCTATTAATCTTAATTAGAAACCTATTAATTAAAAGGAATTTATATGGTAGTTATGACAGGACCTTGTGTTTTAGAAGATATGGATACAGTTTTAAAAATAGCTGAGAAATTAAAACCTTTAAGTGAGGATAAAAGAATTGATTTTTATTTTAAAGCAAGTTTTGATAAAGCAAATAGAACAAGCTTAAGCTCATTTAGAGGACCAGGACTTGATGAAGGTTTAAAAATTTTTGAAAGAATTAAAAAAGAATTTGGATATAAAGTTGTAACAGATATTCATGAATCATATCAAGCAAAGCCTGCTGGTGAAGTGATGGATATACTTCAAATTCCAGCATTTTTATGTAGACAAACTGATTTGCTTGTAGCTGCTGCAAAAACACCTGCAAAAATAAATATCAAAAAAGGACAATTTCTAGCAGCAGATGCTATGAAACATCCAGTTGAAAAAGTATTAAATACTAGAGGAATAACAGAAGTAACTTATGAAAATAGTGATAAAGCTGGAGTTTGGCTTTGTGAAAGAGGAAATACTTTTGGTTATGGTGCTTTAGTTGTAGATATGAGAAACTTATTACTATTAAGACAATATGCTCCAGTTATTTTTGATGCAACTCATAGTGTACAAATTCCAAGTACTGGGGGAACAACAGGAGGGAATAGTTCATTTGTTCCATATATGGCAAGAGCTGCTGCAAGTGTTGGCGTAGATGGTTTTTTCTTTGAGACACATATAGACCCAACTATAGCTAAAAGTGATGGTCCAAATATGCTACATATTGATACTTTATAT
Proteins encoded in this window:
- the bcp gene encoding thioredoxin-dependent thiol peroxidase is translated as MLKVGNKAPSFCAFNQDDTEICLRDIIGSWIVLYFYPKDLTPGCTTQACDFTNNQFLFDNLNATIIGVSPDDSEKHRKFIEKYDLGITLLADVDKQICQDYGVWQLKKFMGKEFMGVVRTTFIINPKGEIAAIWDKVSVRKTKSVKGEKIEILHVDEVRKKLEELQAQI
- a CDS encoding plasminogen-binding N-terminal domain-containing protein, whose translation is MFKKSLFFACLSVFTLNLSALETICYKNGLDNPSQIENAKLEGGFCAGKVTVDDMKKDGWNTLDIKVTIDQGKLSYSYYFYKNTKKGLSSGNYASKLDSGKNEFSIQPIGAKVENLNDNKSVIAVGNLLVGQSGIVVHIYDNDKRLIVSNAKVVSSNDNSSVVEYFPFDDLKQDAIPTTNRTIENGDVIILNYMYDQSLLIAPDFNSYQAVREDFAQNNFIHPDIFGATLKFDNQPLPKKEDFQKFSIDQNLGTIFFVVAKKIYILDAKTFSILDSYSFPYASNEKQMPFFTRVEEIKGPLIDFKNIPFVSEALGLKDDSIDSSNYDNYYKSILGIK
- a CDS encoding FAD-binding oxidoreductase, encoding MIEKKHLDYFTSIVGEDNVKSDKAHLIAFCYDATKNRFEPDAVVFPRHEQDVSDILKYCNEHKIIIVPRGAGSGFTGGALPSNGGIILSLERHMNKLLEIDMQNMVGVVQPGLINMQFQKAVEEVGLFYPPDPASEEYSTLGGNVSENAGGMRAAKYGITKDYVMALRAVLPNGDIIVAGKKTIKDVAGYNTAGILIASEGTLAVITEITLKLIPKPKFKKTYMGVFPSVNSAMTAVFKSLASGANPVAMEFLDALVIKALKQKFPHIELPENAGGILIGDVDASSIAEIDEQLNILKASFSENGSIDFIEAKDDEEGKKLWFARRNASPATMVFGTKKLNEDISVPRSKLPVALDEIYKIGEKYGFQVPCFGHAGDGNIHVNVMVKDKTNEKEMEDGHKAIEEIFQLVVDMGGTLSGEHGIGISKAPFMNIAFTEAEMNLFRNIKKAFDPNNILNPFKMGL
- a CDS encoding YihY/virulence factor BrkB family protein is translated as MQEKTIFRKIIDSIESFFNDDTTYFAASLSFFTIFSILPIIALGIAIISKFPEFDAYLDTFTNFLLNFLNPTHSEEIISTLKNYISNSNKLGFIGIFYMLFVYIMFFKDYDYIINKIHNAKRRAIYKSFFIYTIFFIVFPAIFIFLNTLLSLHNSSLFKSFLFFLFTWSIFFLLFKLSVNKKISSKSAMISSFLTLSVLSITKNLFVYYIVYNKTYSTIYGSLSTLLFSFLWIYISWIIYLYGVKFCHRLNTKELNKII
- a CDS encoding HNH endonuclease, whose protein sequence is MLDKLKNLLFQEDDKKNNKFDIFLGLLDSYLKREHPKIKFDLSIIDEILKEENFKIRKTLFIDEVVRQFLDFEYLKKTQESVKKELLWNGYGINSIPNLKKPQDFLRRKEVAFFRDKGTCNRCGNKMDKLSDAHTLLILEAENGGGYNLENIAILCFDCHKILTNESRNIFEIPLKIRDELYNFV
- the murA gene encoding UDP-N-acetylglucosamine 1-carboxyvinyltransferase yields the protein MEYLKIIGNKKISGDVSISGAKNAALPLIASTILGKNKITINNLPNVADINTFLKLISKLGGTFQKDKNSAIIDTSSIDNTTATYDIVKTMRASILVLGPLLARFGHCEVSLPGGCAIGQRPVDLHLKALEQMGANIEILQGYIKATAPEGLKGAKIVFDKVTVGGTENIVMAAALANGVTTIINAAKEPEIVQLCEVIANSGVKIDGIGTSKIVIEGTNRKLLEMKPFAVIPDRIEAGTYMCAAAITNQKLTISNIVPAHLEAVISKLEEMNFEILQTENSLTILPTQEIKPVNIITTEYPGFPTDMQAQFMALSTQANGTSTIDERLFENRFMHVSELLRLGAEIHLNGNIATIIGKKDSLSGTDVMATDLRASSALVLAALVAKGETNIHRIYHLDRGYENLEEKLSNIGADVRRLKDN
- a CDS encoding DMT family transporter, translating into MNLEENVNKAIKYMLLASFLFALMGVTAKELSDSLSTIEVVFFRNVFGVFIILYSIYNSPLKQVGGKFWLLIFRGTIGFISLLFFFYNIANIPLGEAMTFSKTSTIFTALLAYFFLKEELGFKGWIGVFIGFIGILFITEFNGSSLEKTDYLGILSGVGAALAYTSIRELRKYYDGRAIVLSFMAMGTICPLVLMIISEFYTNPSLDFMLGEFVVPKNSDWIIIILLGLFSTYAQIYMTKAYSFAKAGIVGTISYSNIVFSIILGLFIGDSFPSFIIVLGIILIVISGILVSKK
- the kdsA gene encoding 3-deoxy-8-phosphooctulonate synthase; amino-acid sequence: MVVMTGPCVLEDMDTVLKIAEKLKPLSEDKRIDFYFKASFDKANRTSLSSFRGPGLDEGLKIFERIKKEFGYKVVTDIHESYQAKPAGEVMDILQIPAFLCRQTDLLVAAAKTPAKINIKKGQFLAADAMKHPVEKVLNTRGITEVTYENSDKAGVWLCERGNTFGYGALVVDMRNLLLLRQYAPVIFDATHSVQIPSTGGTTGGNSSFVPYMARAAASVGVDGFFFETHIDPTIAKSDGPNMLHIDTLYKTINEIFSIKDALKI